Proteins from a single region of Oryza brachyantha chromosome 6, ObraRS2, whole genome shotgun sequence:
- the LOC121054740 gene encoding receptor homology region, transmembrane domain- and RING domain-containing protein 1-like, with the protein MSSPAAPPPELSTGGGDGGGSVGVPGTASSNFTLLYIIIAVLVSVILYMAIRYGRAVMSEWRQLQHGGGGGRHRHGEPHAALLGLSSDDIDALPTFTYRAAARGAASPPVMGGGGGRRGGGGSGKGKGTAAAMVVVECVVCLQELADGDVVRVLPSCRHFFHGGCIDLWLRAHSTCPVCRAHPEPDGVRLSDAAVSPPLPQLRRCGLSPERPTASRVLADILALSSSPLRGNTTSTSAAGPKETTTSKSPSPVQTAFNYVASRSPSPTTYRRLNDRWSSSPPPPPQPTHMPEVVVVRSKSPSPSPVGRLSRQASAARGVAVAGWLQGVDASETTSAAASASASQVVALSREGGRSRSPSPSPVPH; encoded by the coding sequence atgtcgtcgccggcggcgccgccgcctgagCTGAGCAcaggtggtggtgatggcggCGGTTCGGTCGGCGTGCCCGGCACGGCGAGCTCCAACTTCACGCTGCTGTACATCATCATCGCCGTCCTCGTCAGCGTGATACTGTACATGGCCATCCGGTACGGGCGGGCGGTGATGTCGGAGTGGAGGCAGTTGCagcacggtggcggcggcgggcggcaccGGCACGGcgagccgcacgccgcgcTGCTCGGGCTGAGCTCCGACGACATCGACGCGCTCCCCACGTTCACGtaccgggcggcggcgcggggggcggcgtcgccgccggtgatggggggtggcggcgggaggaggggcggcggcggcagcggcaaggggaaggggacggcggcggcgatggtggtggtggagtgcGTGGTGTGCCTGCAGGAGCtggccgacggcgacgtggtGCGCGTGCTGCCGTCGTGCAGGCACTTCTTCCACGGCGGCTGCATCGACCTCTGGCTGCGCGCGCACTCCACGTGCCCGGTGTGCCGCGCGCACCCGGAGCCCGACGGCGTCCGGCTgagcgacgccgccgtctcgccgccgctgccgcagcTGCGCCGCTGCGGCCTGTCGCCGGAGCGGCCCACGGCGTCGCGCGTCCTGGCGGACATCCTGGCACTGTCGTCGTCCCCGCTGAGAGGCAACACCACCTCGACCAGCGCCGCCGGACCGAAGGAGACGACCACGTCCAAGTCGCCATCGCCGGTGCAAACGGCGTTCAACTACGTGGCCTCGCGTTCGCCGTCTCCCACGACGTACCGCAGGCTGAACGACCGGTGGTCGAgctcgccaccaccaccaccacagccGACACACATGCCGGAGGTCGTGGTTGTCCGGTcgaagtcgccgtcgccgtcgccggtagGTCGTCTGAGTCGgcaggcgtcggcggcgaggggcgtcgccgtcgccgggtggCTGCAAGGGGTGGATGCAAGTGAAACCACGTCGGCAGCGGCATCGGCATCGGCATCGCAGGTCGTGGCGCTGTCGAGGGAAGGTGGCCGATCGcggtcgccgtcaccgtcgccggtgCCACATTAA
- the LOC121054764 gene encoding RING-H2 finger protein ATL72-like, which translates to MLRAVRPRLGLPPAAVAAPGDGEARACYGIVVACVSLLLLCALVSAVGVARAFAATGVLVLLLGLAGWLAPTDPTVVALRGNASGGGGGSGPAVRLQVRRCASCGLAAQAIDALPTFTYEPPAAADVEAAGGKPSAAAAAALCAVCLEDVQAGETVRRLPSCGHLFHVDCIDMWLHAHRTCPLCRRDLKVTAKSSSAAAAATADTDVLPPV; encoded by the coding sequence ATGCTGAGGGCAGTGCGCCCGAGGCTGgggctgccgccggcggcggtggcggcgccagGGGACGGCGAGGCGCGCGCCTGCTACGGCATCGTGGTGGCGTGCgtgtcgctgctgctgctctgcgcGCTCGTCTcagccgtcggcgtcgccagggccttcgccgccaccggggTGCTCGTGCTGCTGCTCGGGCTCGCCGGCTGGCTCGCGCCCACGGaccccaccgtcgtcgccctgCGGGGGaacgcgagcggcggcggcggcggcagcggcccgGCGGTACGGCTACAGGTTCGCCGGTGCGCGTCGTGCGGGCTTGCCGCCCAGGCCATCGACGCGCTGCCCACGTTCACGTACGAGCCCCCCGCAGCGGCTGACGTCGAAGCTGCCGGCGGCaagccgagcgccgccgccgccgcggcgctgtGCGCGGTGTGCCTGGAGGACGTCCAGGCCGGCGAGACGGTGCGGCGGCTGCCGTCGTGCGGGCACCTGTTCCACGTGGACTGCATCGACATGTGGCTGCACGCCCACCGGACGTGCCCGCTCTGCCGCCGCGACCTGAAGGTCACCGCAAAAtcatcctccgccgccgccgccgccacggccgacACCGACGTGCTGCCGCCGGTGTGA
- the LOC102702767 gene encoding LOW QUALITY PROTEIN: putative DEAD-box ATP-dependent RNA helicase 51 (The sequence of the model RefSeq protein was modified relative to this genomic sequence to represent the inferred CDS: inserted 2 bases in 1 codon), whose protein sequence is MSKKRKRPVAAPPEPVVDASNSNLDGEILQQEDNAAIRSKGKGGGGGILTDKLFSDLPISDLTARAIADMNYTHLTQIQARSIPHLMLGSDVMASAKTGSGKTLAFLIPAIELLHKLRFSPRNGTGVIVLCPTRELAIQTHNVAKELMKYYHSQTVGYVIGGIDLRGEANQLAKGINVLVATPGRLLDHMQKNKSFKYGCLKCLIIDEADRILEENFEEHVREIFKRLPRKDRQTVLFSATQTKKVEDFAKLTFGEKEERQRKLVYVGVDDHESKATVKGLKQGYCVIPSERRFLVLYSFLKKTLARKKKVMVFFSSCNSVKFHAQLLNLIQIXCYDIHGQLKQHQRTSTFFKFHKAQHGILLCTNVAARGLDIPDVDYIVQYDPPDEPKDYIHRVGRTARGDNGKGSAILFLLPKELQMLIHLKAANISLSEYAFREELVPKLQTYLENIVCGNYILNQSAKEAYRSYLLSYKSHCMKDIFDIHRLDLTINDVC, encoded by the exons ATGTCGAAGAAGCGGAAGCgccccgtcgccgctccgCCGGAGCCGGTAGTAGACGCCTCCAATTCCAACCTGGACGGAGAGATCCTGCAGCAGGAGGACAACGCCGCGATCAGGAGCAAGGGGAAGGGTGGGGGAGGTGGGATTCTGACGGACAAGCTCTTCTCGGACCTCCCCATCTCCGACCTCACCGCCAGGGCCATCGCGGACATGAACTACACCCATCTCACCCAG ATTCAAGCTAGATCGATACCGCACCTGATGCTAGGAAGCGATGTGATGGCTTCGGCCAAGACTGGATCAGGGAAGACGCTCGCGTTCCTCATACCGGCGATCGAGCTGCTCCACAAGCTGCGGTTCTCGCCGAGGAACGGCACAGGGGTTATCGTGCTTTGCCCAACAAGGGAGCTTGCTATCCAG ACGCACAATGTTGCCAAGGAATTAATGAAGTATTATCATTCACAAACTGTTGGATATGTAATTGGTGGTATTGACTTGAGGGGCGAAGCCAATCAGCTTGCAAAAGGGATCAATGTATTAGTTGCAACGCCAGGCAGACTTCTGGACCatatgcaaaaaaacaaaagtttcaaatatGGATGCCTAAAG TGTCTTATAATTGATGAAGCTGATCGCATACTTGAGGAAAATTTTGAGGAACATGTGAGAGAAATATTTAAACGCCTTCCTCGGAAG GATAGGCAGACTGTTCTTTTTTCTGCTACACAGACTAAAAAG GTTGAAGATTTTGCAAAGTTAACATTTGgggaaaaggaagaaagaCAACGAAAACTTGTTTATGTTGGAGTTGATGACCACGAATCAAAG GCTACTGTTAAAGGCTTGAAGCAGGGCTACTGTGTCATTCCTAGCGAGAGAAGGTTTCTTGTTCTGTATTCTTTCCTAAAGAAGACATTGGCTAGGAAGAAGAAGGTCATGGTGTTCTTTTCATCATGCAATTCAGTCAAATTCCACGCACAGCTTCTTAATTTGATCCAGAT GTGTTATGATATCCACGGGCAACTAAAGCAGCATCAACGAACTAgtacattttttaagtttcacAAGGCACAACATGGCATCCTATTATGCACTAATGTGGCAGCACGAGGACTTGATATTCCAGATGTG GACTATATTGTGCAATATGATCCTCCAGATGAACCAAAG GATTACATTCATAGAGTTGGTCGTACTGCCCGTGGAGATAATGGGAAAGGAAGCGCGATACTGTTCTTACTACCGAAAGAACTACAGATGCTCATTCACCTGAAG GCGGCTAATATTTCTCTGTCTGAGTACGCGTTTAGAGAAGAGCTTGTGCCAAAATTGCAGACATACCTT GAGAATATTGTCTGTGGGAATTACATCCTAAACCAATCAGCGAAAGAAGCCTACAGATCCTATCTTTTGTCATACAAGTCACACTGTATGAAAGACATTTTTGATATCCATCGACTTGATCTGACG ATCAATGACGTGTGTTAA
- the LOC121054718 gene encoding RING-H2 finger protein ATL74-like gives MSSPAPVVGSPWLTMRALRRSGGGADGAGGGGGQRNAVMVASYPVLLLLVILAAFVKYVWIALALYSALLLLFSCVLRRNALAQRLPSALALGGGGGVAAVTAEEELQGAAARGGVSGETLASIPFFTYDAAAAAHGGGEAAQCAVCLEALRSGETARRLPSCAHTFHAACIDMWLGSHATCPVCRRHVEHKHKGGVLPPMPPEPEPPV, from the coding sequence atgtcgtcgccggcgccggtggtggGGTCACCGTGGCTGACGATGCGGGCGCTgcggcggagcggcggtggcgcggacggggccggcggcggcggtgggcagCGGAACGCGGTGATGGTGGCGTCGTAcccggtgctgctgctgctcgtcaTCCTCGCGGCGTTCGTCAAGTACGTGTGGATCGCGCTGGCGCTCTACAGCGCGCTCCTGCTGCTCTTCTCGTGCGTGTTGCGCCGGAACGCGCTGGCGCAGCGGCTGCCGTCGGCGCTGGCGctcggcggagggggaggcgtCGCCGCGGTCaccgcggaggaggagctccagggcgccgcggcgcgcggcggggtGTCCGGGGAGACGCTGGCGTCCATCCCGTTTTTCACgtacgacgccgccgccgccgcgcacggcggcggcgaggcggcgcagtGCGCGGTGTGCCTGGAGGCGCTGCGCAGCGGCGAGACGGCCCGGCGGCTGCCGTCGTGCGCGCACACGTTCCACGCGGCGTGCATCGACATGTGGCTGGGCTCGCACGCCACGTGCCCCGTCTGCCGGCGCCACGTCGAGCACAAGCACAAGGGCGGCGTGCTGCCGCCCatgccgccggagccggagccgccggTGTAG
- the LOC102714019 gene encoding uncharacterized protein LOC102714019: MDCNKDEAIKAKALAEKKMREKDFAGAKRMIIKAQHLSKDVDSNISQMLTVCDIHCASATKVNGEIDWYGILQVPVTADDALIKKQYRKLALLLHPDKNNFAGAEAAFKLVGEANMTLTDRSKRSVYDMKRNASVRIGSARVPYQQRRTVPVRPNTTPVNLHNVHQPQQHKPSNPSGSQTFWTICPTCGMRYQYYLSILKKALRCQNCLKPFVALDLNEQTVPSGANHRSAGVWKNSGAPQNFPAPQANVGQAQNSANPGVHANFGSHNAYAGGLKDKRKFTKATGNSSKASVAGLKRGRRAMVESSESSASETSTDSEEEIIEDGTATNNVGPGENPRRSSRQKQEVKYNEESDDDDTDNRGNGDDAFVSSPSLKRLRKGGQFQGGGSNETKLNDDTTGSGHNGPTNSVNNCNNTEEVERGTACGEEIKRETMSAGGNGAEKEKIFHSINSNGLGSNSNDASDEVVCADSEFFDFNQLRHVNRFKANQIWACYDSQSCMPRYYARITKVKTAPQFMLHFVWLEFNPKNKAEMAWSYEDLPVSCGLFKPGTIDTAKETSMFSQAICYEKSKTKNCYEIYPRKGEVWALFKGWYIGWSSDADKHKRYEYEVVEVLSDLTSSTSIIVMPLVKIKGFVSLFMQSKEATPYVISQDDTLRFSHCVPHHLTSGTEKEGIPEGALELDPAALPLNLEEAFASVVPESSSVKVRGFDAEHIGSSSGKNYWKGSVGVGERRQHATSTSTGIPTRTTKAENKEQNARSEVEGTGADEEPDDFAQAEVLYPESEFFEFSEIRSLQKFQPGQIWALYSDVDKFPNYYACIKKVDLMNHELQVRWLDVCPQNEEEKRLVKEELTVACGSFRISSSHGIQTYNGTEYLSHLVQARPTGRRNEYEIIPRLAEIWAVFKNWRAGWTAQDYKKCDYELVEIFGHTESSIQVMLLRKVDGYRSVFVPDKREGAVKTIRKDEYPKFSHQIPCFRLTNERGGKLRGFLELDPLSVPEMFLFTESI, translated from the coding sequence ATGGATTGCAACAAAGATGAGGCTATTAAGGCAAAAGCTTTGGCTGAAAAGAAAATGCGGGAGAAGGATTTTGCTGGTGCAAAAAGGATGATTATCAAGGCACAACATCTCTCCAAAGATGTTGACAGCAACATTTCTCAAATGTTAACTGTTTGTGATATTCATTGTGCTTCTGCAACAAAGGTTAATGGAGAAATTGATTGGTATGGGATACTTCAAGTACCTGTCACAGCTGATGACGCACTAATAAAGAAGCAATATCGTAAGCTTGCTCTTTTGCTACATCCAGACAAGAACAATTTTGCAGGTGCAGAGGCAGCATTTAAATTAGTGGGAGAAGCAAACATGACGCTTACAGACCGCTCAAAACGTTCTGTCTATGACATGAAACGAAATGCCTCAGTCAGAATTGGTTCTGCAAGAGTTCCTTATCAGCAAAGAAGAACTGTACCTGTTAGACCTAACACTACACCTGTGAACCTCCATAATGTGCATCAACCACAACAGCATAAGCCCTCAAATCCTTCAGGGTCACAAACATTTTGGACCATATGCCCAACTTGTGGCATGCGATATCAATATTACCTTTCAATATTGAAGAAAGCTCTCCGTTGTCAGAATTGCTTGAAGCCCTTTGTTGCACTTGATTTAAACGAGCAAACTGTTCCTTCTGGGGCAAATCATAGGTCTGCTGGGGTGTGGAAAAACTCAGGGGCACCACAAAACTTTCCAGCTCCACAAGCAAATGTTGGGCAAGCTCAGAATTCTGCAAATCCAGGGGTCCATGCTAATTTTGGTTCTCATAATGCGTATGCAGGTGGGCTGaaggacaaaagaaaatttactaAGGCAACGGGAAATTCTTCAAAAGCTTCAGTTGCTGGTTTGAAAAGGGGCAGAAGAGCTATGGTTGAATCTAGTGAATCTAGCGCTTCAGAGACAAGCACTGATAGTGAAGAAGAGATTATTGAAGATGGTACTGCGACAAATAATGTAGGTCCAGGTGAAAATCCCCGCAGATCAAGCAGGCAGAAGCAAGAAGTTAAATATAATGAAGAGAGCGATGATGATGACACTGACAATCGTGGCAATGGTGATGATGCTTTTGTGAGTTCTCCCAGTTTGAAAAGGTTAAGGAAAGGTGGTCAGTTTCAGGGTGGTGGAAGCAATGAAACTAAGTTGAATGATGACACAACTGGGTCTGGGCATAATGGTCCAACTAATAGTGTTAATAACTGCAATAATACAGAAGAGGTAGAGAGAGGTACTGCTTGTGGTGAGGAAATTAAGAGGGAAACAATGTCTGCTGGAGGAAATGGTgctgagaaagaaaaaatattccatTCTATCAACAGCAATGGTCTAGGCTCAAACTCCAATGATGCTTCAGATGAGGTGGTTTGTGCGGATTCTGAATTTTTTGACTTTAATCAACTTCGGCATGTAAATCGGTTTAAAGCCAACCAAATATGGGCTTGCTATGATAGTCAAAGCTGTATGCCGAGATACTATGCTCGAATTACAAAGGTAAAAACTGCCCCACAGTTTATGTTACATTTCGTTTGGCTAGAGTTTAATCCCAAAAACAAAGCAGAGATGGCCTGGTCTTATGAGGACCTCCCTGTTTCTTGTGGACTTTTTAAGCCTGGAACAATAGATACAGCAAAAGAAACCAGTATGTTCTCCCAAGCTATTTGCTACGAAAAAAGCAAGACAAAAAACTGTTATGAAATATATCCTAGGAAAGGTGAAGTATGGGCTCTTTTCAAGGGATGGTATATTGGTTGGAGCTCAGATGCTGATAAACACAAAAGATATGAgtatgaagttgttgaagtCCTCTCTGATCTCACTAGTAGCACTAGCATCATTGTCATGCCACTTGTGAAGATAAAAGGCTTTGTTAGCTTGTTTATGCAGTCTAAAGAGGCAACACCGTATGTGATATCTCAGGATGACACTCTAAGGTTTTCACATTGTGTCCCTCATCATTTGACGAGTGGAACTGAAAAGGAAGGAATTCCAGAAGGGGCTCTTGAACTTGATCCTGCAGCACTTCCACTAAACCTTGAAGAGGCTTTTGCTTCTGTTGTTCCAGAAAGCAGTTCAGTGAAAGTTCGGGGTTTTGATGCTGAACACATAGGTTCATCCAGTGGTAAGAACTACTGGAAGGGATCGGTGGGTGTTGGGGAGAGGAGGCAACATGCTACATCCACATCTACAGGGATTCCTACAAGGACAACAAAGGCAGAGAACAAAGAGCAGAACGCTCGATCTGAAGTAGAAGGTACAGGTGCTGATGAGGAACCTGATGATTTTGCCCAAGCAGAAGTTCTATATCCTGAATCGGAATTCTTCGAATTTTCAGAAATAAGGTCACTTCAGAAATTTCAGCCTGGGCAGATCTGGGCTCTCTACAGTGATGTAGATAAGTTCCCCAATTACTATGCCTGCATAAAGAAAGTTGATCTCATGAATCATGAACTGCAAGTAAGATGGCTTGATGTTTGCCCTCAGAATGAAGAGGAGAAAAGATTGGTAAAAGAAGAGCTGACAGTTGCGTGTGGATCCTTTAGGATTTCCAGCTCCCATGGTATTCAAACATACAATGGTACAGAGTACTTGTCTCATCTTGTACAGGCGAGACCTACTGGTAGAAGAAATGAATATGAAATAATTCCTCGTCTTGCTGAGATTTGGGCTGTTTTCAAGAACTGGAGGGCTGGATGGACTGCGCAAGATTATAAGAAATGTGACTATGAATTGGTGGAGATATTTGGTCACACTGAGTCATCCATACAAGTTATGCTTTTAAGAAAAGTGGATGGTTATAGGTCAGTATTTGTGCCAGACAAAAGAGAGGGAGCTGTGAAGACAATAAGGAAGGATGAGTACCCAAAGTTCTCTCACCAGATCCCGTGCTTCCGTCTGACAAATGAAAGAGGAGGCAAGCTTCGAGGTTTTTTGGAGCTCGATCCTTTGTCAGTGCCGGAGATGTTTCTTTTCACCGAATCAATCTGA